A region of Haliotis asinina isolate JCU_RB_2024 chromosome 9, JCU_Hal_asi_v2, whole genome shotgun sequence DNA encodes the following proteins:
- the LOC137295608 gene encoding dynein regulatory complex protein 11-like has product MSHSYYNKQWAEAQATLVDIIQQEMPPEPPKPERDRLAAFQLLATLYIKYIQIFRRLEQSYDQIVHPQKRRVLRHVLDGIMGRIVELKHEMVNLEFSEYHYFDDVLSDLKLTPNDVEIPIPKYFIMERLKPLKEREKLLGQILTKIGPQDQERDKEEVKMPLEEAIRLIQIHERARQGRLRAKFMREIRQQEEREKQRSSKGAPTLDPDIAAMRIQKVWKGFAQRRQTKRERDEEMIFIGMAPPTILVPLKNTPQAHALKTEESRRRVQEQNEQEYQQSLITIKDKIQDTEGPDIKETMMDQIRQWFIECRDATGKFPEYPDEDDGGSAAIFKQKTPEELEQELREKEDDKGKGKKDKKGKKGKKDKKKDKKGKKGKKGKGGDDEEEEEGWKMAPSNFVPAVNEGTDQYKNVWQFRDESDNFSQKHDAELIKEEKRREVEDEVRVQVDELMRTELKNLKMAVDRDKGKKGKGKKSGKKKKKKKKSGKKGKKKKKEKDLTPDRTIEDLYEELVTQGIIIRAPQVKLSDFEGEYSYLGTTLRQANIEPMPSLSDVRRLVTEFGILPLGSAAVHESAPITKSIMLAGPRGTGKRMLVHAICQETGANLFDLSAANLAGKYPGKDGLKMLMHLVFKVGRLMQPSVFYIGECEKMFKKKVPKTDPTDPKRLKKELPKALKTIKSEDRLLLVGTTRCPFDAEMKPLMSCYNRIVLIPRPDYASRHLLWRRLITKYNGVLTNHLDVSSLSKVTDGYTPGHMVTAVQQVLTDRRIQQLSKKHLQAVEFVAPLARIDPIYKEEEESFKAWYAKTPLGKKRAKAAQGDDDDGGGKGGKGKKGKKGKKGKKGKKKKK; this is encoded by the exons ATGTCACACAG CTACTACAACAAGCAATGGGCGGAGGCTCAGGCTACCCTGGTGGATATTATCCAGCAGGAGATGCCCCCGGAACCCCCTAAACCAGAGAGG GATCGCTTGGCAGCATTCCAGTTACTGGCAACACTCTACATCAAGTATATTCAAATCTTCCGCCGCCTGGAGCAATCATATGACCAGATTGTTCACCCACAGAAGCGCCGGGTATTGCGACATGTCCTTGATGGCATCATGGGGCGCATCGTAGAACTAAAACATGAAATGGTGAACCTTGAGTTCTCTGAGTACCATTACTTTGATGATGTCCTGTCTGACTTGAAACTAACTCCC AATGATGTGGAGATTCCAATTCCCAAATATTTCATCATGGAAAGATTGAAACCTCTCAAAGAGCGTGAAAAACTCTTGGGTCAGATACTGACAAAGATTGGACCACAGGATCAGGAGAGG GACAAGGAGGAAGTCAAGATGCCTCTGGAGGAAGCCATTCGACTGATCCAGATTCATGAGAGAGCCCGCCAGGGACGTCTCCGTGCAAAGTTTATGAGAGAGATCCGTCAGCAGGAGGAGAGAGAAAAACAGAGATCCAGCAAGGGAGCTCCTACCCTGGATCCTGACATCGCTGCCATGAGAATACAGAAG GTGTGGAAAGGCTTTGCTCAGCGACGTCAGACCAAACGTGAGAGAGACGAAGAAATGATCTTCATTGGAATG GCCCCACCCACAATTCTGGTGCCACTGAAGAACACCCCCCAGGCTCATGCCCTGAAAACGGAGGAGTCTCGGCGGCGAGTCCAAGAACAAAATGAGCAAGAATACCAGCAGTCTCTCATTACCATCAAGGACAAGATCCAGGACACTGAGGGACCAGACATCAAGGAAACCATGATGGACCAGATCAGACAGTGGTTCATTGAGTGCAG AGATGCTACTGGAAAGTTCCCTGAGTaccctgatgaagatgatggtggTTCGGCGGCCATATTTAAACAGAAAACTCCAGAAGAACTTGAACAAGAGCTCAGGGAAAAG GAGGATGACAAAGGAAAAGGAAAGAAAGACAAGAAGGGCAAGAAGGGAAAGAAAGACAAGAAAAAGGACAAAAAGGGAAAGAAAGGAAAGAAGGGAAAAGGAGGGGATGATGAG gAAGAAGAAGAGGGATGGAAAATGGCTCCTTCCAATTTTGTCCCAGCGGTCAATGAAGGAACAGACCAGTACAAAA ATGTGTGGCAGTTCCGGGACGAGAGTGACAACTTCTCCCAGAAACATGATGCTGAGTTGATAAAGGAGGAGAAGCGGCGGGAGGTGGAGGATGAGGTCAGAGTTCAGGTGGATGAACTGATGAGGACTGAGCTGAAGAACCTCAAGATG GCGGTGGATCGTGACAAGGGCAAGAAGGGGAAAGGGAAGAAATCTggcaaaaagaagaagaagaagaagaagagtggAAAGAAgggcaagaagaagaagaaggagaaaGATCTTACTCCTGACAG GACCATTGAGGACCTGTACGAGGAGCTGGTGACTCAGGGCATCATCATCCGTGCCCCACAGGTCAAGCTGTCCGACTTTGAAGGGGAATACAGCTATCTTGGGACCACTCTACGTCAAGCCAACATTGAACCTATGCCCTCCCTCAGTGACGTGAGGAGGCTGGTGACAGAGTTTGGCATACTGCCGTTAG GTTCCGCAGCTGTGCATGAGAGTGCACCCATCACCAAGTCCATCATGCTGGCGGGACCTCGTGGTACAGGCAAGCGGATGTTGGTCCACGCTATTTGCCAGGAGACTGGAGCCAACCTGTTTGACCTGAGCGCTGCCAACCTGGCTGGAAAATACCCAGGGAAGGACGGCCTGAAGATGTTGATGCACCTTGTCTTCAAG GTCGGCCGTCTCATGCAGCCTTCGGTGTTctacattggtgaatgtgagaAGATGTTCAAGAAGAAAGTCCCCAAAACTGATCCA ACTGACCCGAAGCGTCTGAAGAAGGAGCTGCCCAAAGCCCTGAAGACCATCAAGTCTGAAGACCGTCTGCTCCTTGTGGGAACAACCAGATGTCCGTTTGACGCAGAGATGAAACCCCTGATGAGCTGCTACAACCGGATCGTCCTCATCCCTCGACCAGACTACGCATCCAGACACT TGCTATGGCGGCGCCTCATCACCAAGTATAATGGTGTGTTGACCAATCATCTGGACGTCAGCTCTCTGTCCAAGGTGACAGATGGTTACACACCTGGTCACATGGTGACGGCTGTCCAGCAGGTGCTCACTGACCGTCGTATCCAACAGCTGTCCAAGAAGCACCTGCAGGCTGTGGAGTTTGTGGCACCGCTAGCCAGGATTGACCCCATTTACAAGGAAGAGGAGGAATCTTTCAAG GCTTGGTATGCCAAGACACCATTAGGCAAGAAGCGAGCGAAGGCAGCTCagggtgatgatgacgacggtGGTGGAAAGGGAGGGAAAGGAAAGAAAGGCAAAAAAGGAAAGAAGGGGAAGAAaggaaagaagaagaagaaataa